The Anaeromyxobacter diazotrophicus genome contains the following window.
CGGACCTCTCGCGGGAGATGCAGGACGTCACGAACAACATCGCGGTCGCGCCCGTGCGGCAGCCCGCCGATCCCACCCCGGCGATCGACCGCGGGCGGCGCTCGCCGCCCACGCCCGCGCCGGTGGTCGCCGCCGCGCCCGCCGCCCCGGCCGCGCCCCGGTCCGCGAAGCCTGCCGCTCCGGCGCCGGGCAAGAAGTCCTCGATGCCGCTCATCGCGGGCGGCGCCGCTGCCGCGCTGGTGCTCGTCGGCGTGGCGGCGTACGCCCTCGTGGGAGGCAAGAGCTCCAGCACCGCGCCTGCGCCCCGGCCGCCGCCGCCCGTCGCGGCCACGCGCCCGCAGCCGCCCGCGCCTGCGCCCGCGGCCGCGCCCGAGAAGCGCGCGCCCCCCCCGGCCGCGGCCGCCGCGCCGGTCGAGCCGCCCGCGGCGGCTCCGTTCGTCGCGGCGCCGGCCCCGGTGCCGCCTCCGGCCCAGGCCGCCGCCCCGGCGCCCAGGCCGGCGAAGGTCGCCAAGGCGCCCGAGAAGCCCGCGCCGGCGATGCCCCGGCGGAAGGAGGTCGCCAAGGCGACTCCGCCTCCGCCTCCGCCCGCACCGGCGCGCGCCGCCCCGCCGCCGCCCGTCGCCGCGCCGGCCCCGGCGCCCGCGCCCGCGCCCGCCCCGGAGGCGCGGCCCATCGCCCGCTACACGCCGCCGCCCGCGCTCGGCCGCGCCGCGTCGGCGGCCGCCAGCGCGCCGTCCTCGGGCGGCGGCGAGCCGTCGCTCGACCAGGCCAAGGTGGACGCTGCGTTCGCCAGCCACCGCGCGGCCTTCGACGCCTGTCTCTCCACCGCGCGCAAGAACGAGCCGAACGTCGCCCTCGACGGCCGCACGGTCAACGTGACCATGACCGTCAACCCGAACGGCCACGCGATGTACCCGACGCTCGACGACGTGGAGCTCAACGGCACGAACCTGGGCGAGTGCCTGAAGAACGAGAGCGGCAAGATCCGCTTCCCGACCTTCGGCGGCGACGCCATCCGCGTGCGGAAGCCGATCGTCCTCAAGTGAGTACCCCGCTCGCGTCGCCGCGCGAGCTGGCGCCGCTCGTCGACCACACCGTCCTGCGCCCCGGCGCGGGCGAGGGCGAGGTCGAGCGCGCCTGCGACGAGGCGCTCCAGCACGGCTTCGCCGGCGTGTGCGTGCGCGAGGCGCACCTCGCGCTGGTCGTGCGCCGGCTGGCGGGGGCGGCGCCCCGCCCGATCGCCGTGGCGGATTTTCCCCTCGGGGCGGCGCCGGCCGCGGCGCGCGCCGAGGAGGCGCGCCGGCTGGCCGCCCTGGGCGCGCGGGAGATCGACGTCGTCTTCCCGCTCCCCCGGCTCGCCGCCCGCGACCACGCGGGCGCCCTGGCCGACCTGAGCGCGGTGGTGCGCGCCGCCGCCCCGGCGGCGGTGAAGGTCATCCTCGAGACGGGCGCGCTCTCGGGCCCGGAGAAGGCGGCGGCCTGCGCCCTGGCGCTCGCCGCCGGCGCCGCCTTCGTGAAGACCTCCACCGGCTTCGGACCCGGCGGGGCCACCGTCGAGGACGTCGCGCTCCTCCGCGCGCTGGCCGGGCCGGCGGCGGGAGTGAAGGCCTCGGGCGGCATCCGGACCGCCGCCGACGCGCTCCGGATGGTGCGCGCCGGCGCGAACCGGCTCGGGACGAGCGCGGGCGTCGCGCTCGTGACCGGCAGCTGGTGACCCGCGCCGGGCCGCCCGGCTAGCGCTCGCAGAGCCGCGCCGCGACCCGCTCCGCCTCCGCCATCAGCTCGCGCACGAGCTCGCCGGCCGGCCGCGCCCGCGCGAGCGCCACCCCCTGCCCGGCCCACATCGAGGCGAGATCGGCGCGCTCCTGCCGCGCCGCCGCCTGCCGCAGCTCGCCCGTGAGCGCGTTCTGGTGCGGGTAGGGCAGGATGGCGCCCGCCCGCTCCACGTCGACCATGAAGCGGGTGGCGAAGCCGCGCACGAGCTTCCCGGAGTAGGCGCGGGTGAGGCGCGTCGGATCGGAGCCGCCGCGCGGCGCGAGCACCTCCCGCTTGTGCAGCGCGCTCGCCCCGCTCTCGGGCGTGGCGAGGAAGGCGGTGCCGAGCTGCGCCGCGGCCGCGCCGAGCGCCAGCGCCGCGACCACCCCGCGGCCGTCCATGATCCCCCCCGCGGCCACCACCGGCACCTTCACGGCGTCCACCACCTGCGGCACGAGCGCCAGGGTGCCGACCAGCCCGCGCTCGAACGGCCCGGCGAAGGTGCCGCGGTGACCGCCGGCCTCGGCCCCCTGCGCCACCACCGCGTCGACGCCGCTGGCCTCCAGCGCGCGCGCCTCCTCGACGGTGGTGGCGGAGCCGAGCACCGCGATGCCGAGCGCGTGCAGCGCCGCCACCTCCTCCGCCGGGAGCGCGCCGAAGGTGAAGCTGAACACCGGCACCCGCTCCTCCTTCACCACCGCGAGCTGGCCGGCGAAGTCGGGCGGCGCCGCGAGGCGCGGTCGCAGGGCGACGCCCAGCTCGCGGCCGATGGGCTCGAGCGCCGCCGCCGCCGCCCGGAGCTCCTCCTCGCCGGGCGGCGCCGCCGCCGGCTCGGGTACGAACAGGTTCACGGCGAAGGGGCGCCGGGTGCGGGCGCGGACGTCGCGGATGGCGGCGCGGATGGCCTCCGGCGCGAGGTAGCCGCCCGCGAACGAGCCGAGCGCGCCCGCCTCGGAGCTGGCCGCCACCAGCGCCGGCGTGGTGGGGCCGCCCGCCATGGGGGCGACGACGAGGGGGTGATCGATCCCGAGGCGGCGGGAGAGCGCGGTGGGCCACATGGCGCCGATCTTGGCGGCGCCGCCCTGCGTGCGCCGCGCCCGGAATGGGCCTAGAACAGGGGCATGTCCGACCGGCGTCGCTTCGTGATCCTGGTGGCCGACAGCGCCGGCTGCGGCGCGCTCCCCGACGCCGCCGCCTACGGCGACGCGGGCTCCGACACCCTCGGCCACGTGAGCCGCGCGGTGGGCGGCCTCGCGCTGCCGCACCTCGGCCGGCTGGGCCTCGGGCACCTCACCCCGATGCTGGGCGTCCCGCCCGATCCGGCGCCGGCCGGCTTCTACGGCAAGATGGCGGAGCGGTCGCAGGGCAAGGACACCATCACCGGCCACTGGGAGATGATGGGCATCGTCCTCGAGGAGGCGCTGCGGCTCTTCCCGCGCGGCTTCCCGCCCGAGATCCTCGAGCCCTGGCTGGCGGAGACGGGCGCGCCGGGCGTGCTCGGGAACGAGGTGGCGAGCGGCACCGAGATCATCCAGCGGCTGGGGGAGGAGCACCAGCGCACCGGCCGGCCCATCGTCTACACCTCGGCCGACTCGGTGTTCCAGGTGGCCTGCCACGAGGAGACGGTCCCGCTCGAGACCCTCTACGCCTGGTGTCTCGCGGCGCGGCGGCAGCTCGACCGCTGGCGGGTGGCGCGCGTCATCGCGCGGCCGTTCGTGGGCCGCCCCGGCGCCTACACCCGCACCTACCACCGCCGCGACTTCGCCATCGCCACCCCGGGCGTCACCGTGCTGGAGCGGCTCGCCGAGCGCGGCGTGCCGGTGGTGGGGGTGGGCAAGATCCCCGACATCTTCGACGGCAAGGGCATCACCGAGGCGGTCCACACCGCCGGGAACGCCGACGGCCTGCGCCAGACCGAGCGGCTGCTCGGGACGCTCGAGCGCGGGCTCCTGTTCGTGAACCTGGTGGACTTCGACATGCTGTACGGGCACCGCAACGACGCGCGGGGCTATGCCGGGGCGCTGGTGGAGCTGGACCGGGCCCTGCCGCGGCTCCTCGAGCGGCTCCGGCCGGGCGACGTCCTCGCGGTCACCGCGGACCACGGCTGCGATCCGACGACGCCCTCCACCGATCACTCGCGCGAGTACGTCCCGCTGCTGGTCCACGCGCCGGGGAGAGGCGGGGGTCCGCTCGGGGTCCGCGAGACCTTCGCCGATCTGGGCGCCACGGTGGCCGAGCTGTTCGGCGCCGAGGCGAGGGTGGGGCGGAGCTTCCTCGCCGCGCTCGGCGGGTGAGCGCGAAGGCTACTCGAAGACGTGCGCGGCCTCGGCGCGGAGCTGCGGCGAGAGCTCGATGCCCAGGGCGCTCGCGGTCCGCGCGTTGAGGTAGAGGGCGCCGTCGGGGGCGCTCAGCGCGGGCTTGCCGCCGGCGAGCATCTTCTTCGCGGCGGCGGCGGCCTTGCGGCCGACGTCGTCCCAGCGCGCCTCGACCGTGAGGAGGGCGCCCGCCCGCGCCATGATCTCGGTGTAGCCGACCACCGGGACCTTGGCGGCGAGCGGCGTCTGCAGGAGGACGCGGAGCGTCTCCGCCCCGATCACCGTCGTGTCCGGCACGAGCCACAGCACGTCGACGCCGGGGAGGAGCTGGCGCAGCGCCCCCGGCACCTCGGCCCGGCTCGAGACCTCCTTGCGCACGAGGCGCAGGCCGGCCCCGAGCAGCGCCGACTCGCACTCCGCCACCTGGCCGCTCGAGATCGCGGGGTCGTACAGGATCCCCACCCGCTGCGCGCGCGGGAGCGCGGTGTGCAGCGCCCGCACCTGGTGCCCCGGGGAGACGTACATCGGCACGCCGGGGAGGGCGGGATCGAGCCCGGCGCCCGCGGCGCTCGGGACCATGGCGTAGAGCACCGGCGCGCCGAGCGACGCGGCCGCGACGGCGACGTCCGGGCCGATGGCGAAGAGCACCTTCGCGCCGCTGGTCGTGATGCGCACCTGCTCGGCCAGGTTCCCCGGCGCGAGCTGCAGCGCCCGGCCTGCCATCCCGGCGGACGCGAGGAAGCTCTGCTCGACCGCCCGGTAGGCCGGCAGGTCGGTGCTCCGGATGACGACCACCTCGCCGGTGGCGCGCGCGGGGCTCGGCCCCGC
Protein-coding sequences here:
- the deoC gene encoding deoxyribose-phosphate aldolase, which encodes MSTPLASPRELAPLVDHTVLRPGAGEGEVERACDEALQHGFAGVCVREAHLALVVRRLAGAAPRPIAVADFPLGAAPAAARAEEARRLAALGAREIDVVFPLPRLAARDHAGALADLSAVVRAAAPAAVKVILETGALSGPEKAAACALALAAGAAFVKTSTGFGPGGATVEDVALLRALAGPAAGVKASGGIRTAADALRMVRAGANRLGTSAGVALVTGSW
- a CDS encoding ABC transporter substrate-binding protein gives rise to the protein MTSFRSRAAHLAALALAAGAAAGPSPARATGEVVVIRSTDLPAYRAVEQSFLASAGMAGRALQLAPGNLAEQVRITTSGAKVLFAIGPDVAVAAASLGAPVLYAMVPSAAGAGLDPALPGVPMYVSPGHQVRALHTALPRAQRVGILYDPAISSGQVAECESALLGAGLRLVRKEVSSRAEVPGALRQLLPGVDVLWLVPDTTVIGAETLRVLLQTPLAAKVPVVGYTEIMARAGALLTVEARWDDVGRKAAAAAKKMLAGGKPALSAPDGALYLNARTASALGIELSPQLRAEAAHVFE
- a CDS encoding phosphopentomutase translates to MSDRRRFVILVADSAGCGALPDAAAYGDAGSDTLGHVSRAVGGLALPHLGRLGLGHLTPMLGVPPDPAPAGFYGKMAERSQGKDTITGHWEMMGIVLEEALRLFPRGFPPEILEPWLAETGAPGVLGNEVASGTEIIQRLGEEHQRTGRPIVYTSADSVFQVACHEETVPLETLYAWCLAARRQLDRWRVARVIARPFVGRPGAYTRTYHRRDFAIATPGVTVLERLAERGVPVVGVGKIPDIFDGKGITEAVHTAGNADGLRQTERLLGTLERGLLFVNLVDFDMLYGHRNDARGYAGALVELDRALPRLLERLRPGDVLAVTADHGCDPTTPSTDHSREYVPLLVHAPGRGGGPLGVRETFADLGATVAELFGAEARVGRSFLAALGG
- a CDS encoding NAD(P)H-dependent flavin oxidoreductase — protein: MWPTALSRRLGIDHPLVVAPMAGGPTTPALVAASSEAGALGSFAGGYLAPEAIRAAIRDVRARTRRPFAVNLFVPEPAAAPPGEEELRAAAAALEPIGRELGVALRPRLAAPPDFAGQLAVVKEERVPVFSFTFGALPAEEVAALHALGIAVLGSATTVEEARALEASGVDAVVAQGAEAGGHRGTFAGPFERGLVGTLALVPQVVDAVKVPVVAAGGIMDGRGVVAALALGAAAAQLGTAFLATPESGASALHKREVLAPRGGSDPTRLTRAYSGKLVRGFATRFMVDVERAGAILPYPHQNALTGELRQAAARQERADLASMWAGQGVALARARPAGELVRELMAEAERVAARLCER